One Azospirillum sp. B510 genomic window carries:
- a CDS encoding PleD family two-component system response regulator, with translation MSARVLVVDDVLPNVKLLAAKLTREYFNVLTASNGPDALEMVRTESPDIVLLDVMMPGMDGFEVCEKIRSDPATMHIPVVMVTALSDIADRVRGLEAGADDFLTKPVNDIALFARVRSLVRLKMMMDEWRLRESTSGQFGVIERSGTMLSESFERASVLVLEDSVLDLEKVTETLQRDHNTVMSADTCAKALERALGGSLDLVVVSLTLLNEDGLRLCSQLRSHERTRQVPILLMVDDGDLGQVAKGLELGANDYVVKPVDRNELLARARTQIRRKRYQERLRSNYEQSLSMALTDSLTGVFNRRYVNAHLPRLLERAIDSHKPVSVLMFDIDHFKVVNDTYGHAIGDEVLREVSARSSRNLRTFDLVARLGGEEFIVILPDTDGEAALIVAERLRSRIADTPFAVSSERGEINVTVSIGISIGGRLGDTAEGLIRRADEALYEAKRSGRNCVIADARADQMDG, from the coding sequence ATGTCCGCGCGTGTTCTGGTTGTCGATGACGTTCTGCCCAATGTGAAGCTGCTCGCGGCGAAGCTGACGCGCGAGTACTTCAACGTGCTGACGGCCTCCAACGGACCGGACGCGCTGGAGATGGTGCGGACGGAATCGCCGGACATCGTCCTGCTGGACGTGATGATGCCGGGCATGGACGGATTCGAGGTTTGCGAGAAGATCCGGTCCGACCCCGCCACCATGCACATCCCGGTGGTGATGGTCACGGCGCTGTCGGACATCGCCGACCGTGTCCGTGGCCTGGAGGCGGGGGCGGATGACTTCCTGACCAAGCCGGTGAACGACATCGCGCTGTTCGCGCGCGTCCGCTCGCTGGTGCGGCTGAAGATGATGATGGATGAATGGCGCCTGCGCGAAAGCACGTCGGGCCAGTTCGGCGTCATCGAGCGCAGCGGCACCATGCTGAGCGAATCCTTCGAGCGCGCCAGCGTGCTGGTGCTGGAGGACTCCGTCCTCGACCTGGAGAAGGTGACGGAGACCCTGCAACGCGACCACAACACGGTGATGTCGGCCGATACCTGTGCCAAGGCGCTGGAGCGGGCGTTGGGCGGTTCGCTGGATCTGGTGGTGGTCAGCCTGACCCTGCTGAACGAGGACGGGCTGCGGCTCTGCTCGCAACTGCGCTCTCACGAGCGCACGCGGCAGGTGCCGATCCTTCTGATGGTGGATGACGGCGACCTGGGGCAGGTGGCCAAGGGGCTGGAGCTCGGCGCCAACGACTATGTCGTCAAGCCGGTCGACCGCAACGAGCTGCTGGCCCGCGCCCGCACCCAGATCCGGCGCAAGCGCTATCAGGAACGGCTGCGCTCCAATTACGAGCAGAGCCTTTCGATGGCGCTGACCGACAGCCTGACCGGCGTCTTCAACCGCCGCTATGTCAACGCCCATCTGCCCCGGCTGCTGGAACGCGCCATCGACAGCCACAAGCCGGTGTCGGTGCTGATGTTCGACATCGACCATTTCAAGGTGGTCAACGACACCTACGGCCACGCCATCGGCGACGAGGTTCTGCGCGAGGTGTCCGCCCGTTCCAGCCGCAATCTCCGCACCTTCGATCTCGTCGCCCGGCTCGGCGGCGAGGAGTTCATCGTCATCCTGCCGGACACCGACGGGGAGGCGGCGCTGATCGTCGCCGAGCGTCTGCGCTCGCGCATCGCCGACACCCCCTTCGCCGTATCGTCCGAGCGTGGGGAGATCAATGTGACGGTCTCGATCGGGATATCGATCGGCGGCCGGCTGGGCGACACCGCCGAGGGGCTGATCCGTCGCGCCGACGAGGCGCTGTACGAGGCCAAACGGTCGGGCCGCAACTGTGTCATCGCCGACGCGCGCGCCGATCAGATGGATGGGTAG
- a CDS encoding response regulator yields the protein MSAEPDGRLSTGGKPTKTVLIVEDNELNMKLFHDLLEAHGYGTLQTREGVEAMRLAREHRPDLILMDIQLPEVSGLEVTRWIKDDPELKSIPVVAVTAFAMKGDEEKIRQGGCEDYVAKPISVVKFLETVKKFLG from the coding sequence ATGTCAGCGGAGCCGGACGGTCGCCTGTCGACCGGTGGTAAGCCGACCAAGACCGTCCTCATCGTCGAGGACAACGAGCTGAACATGAAGCTCTTTCATGATCTGCTCGAAGCCCACGGCTATGGCACGCTGCAGACCCGCGAAGGTGTGGAGGCGATGCGGTTGGCCCGCGAACACCGTCCCGACCTGATCCTGATGGACATCCAGTTGCCGGAAGTTTCCGGATTGGAGGTCACCCGCTGGATCAAGGACGATCCGGAGTTGAAGAGCATCCCGGTCGTCGCCGTCACCGCCTTTGCCATGAAGGGCGACGAAGAGAAAATCCGTCAGGGCGGCTGCGAGGATTATGTGGCGAAGCCCATATCCGTCGTGAAGTTTCTGGAAACGGTTAAGAAGTTTCTCGGTTAA
- a CDS encoding GGDEF domain-containing protein, with amino-acid sequence MNAFVAALDLKHHASDRFDAPVGWSPVALASRVALLRGTERQSLDETISLLAEAKETIAELQERIAYLESLTMTDELTGLLNRRGFYSHFRRELASARRNGSAGGLLVMIDLDGFKAINDTHGHIAGDAYLRQVARMIVGNVRQEDVVARLGGDEFAVLLTNTDTASGLARARQLAAIADATHVEWGGETLPVRFSVGTQPYGAGDNEDEVMRRADAMMYGAKGARRRDAKRKTKRAA; translated from the coding sequence ATGAACGCCTTCGTCGCCGCCCTGGACCTGAAGCACCATGCCTCCGACCGTTTCGATGCGCCGGTCGGTTGGTCGCCGGTCGCGCTGGCTTCGCGCGTCGCGCTTCTGCGGGGGACCGAGCGTCAGTCGCTGGACGAGACGATCTCCCTGCTCGCGGAGGCCAAGGAGACGATCGCCGAATTGCAGGAGCGCATCGCCTACCTTGAAAGCCTGACGATGACGGACGAGCTGACCGGCCTGCTGAACCGCCGTGGCTTCTACAGCCACTTCCGGCGCGAGCTGGCGTCGGCCCGCCGCAACGGCAGCGCCGGCGGCCTGCTGGTCATGATCGACCTCGATGGCTTCAAGGCCATCAACGACACCCATGGCCATATCGCCGGCGATGCCTATCTGCGCCAGGTGGCGCGCATGATCGTCGGCAATGTCAGGCAGGAGGATGTCGTGGCCCGGCTGGGCGGCGACGAGTTCGCCGTGCTGCTGACCAACACCGACACCGCCAGCGGCCTCGCCCGCGCCCGCCAGCTCGCCGCCATCGCCGACGCCACCCATGTCGAATGGGGCGGGGAGACCCTGCCGGTGCGCTTCTCCGTCGGCACCCAGCCCTATGGCGCCGGGGACAACGAGGACGAGGTGATGCGCCGTGCCGATGCCATGATGTATGGCGCCAAGGGAGCGCGCCGGCGCGACGCCAAGCGCAAGACGAAGCGGGCGGCCTGA
- a CDS encoding 2-hydroxyacid dehydrogenase encodes MTSPAEMPLAAQSDSPASRPVLLLTRHLPDAVEARAARDYRAVLNPQDQALGGREIADRAAATGADAVLCCAGDRLDAAAIAALPPRVRVLATFSVGTDHIDLEAARARGLTVTNTPDVLTDATADIALLLLLGAARRASEGERMIRAGAWTGWTPTQLMGTHVGGKRLGIIGMGRIGQAVAARARAFGMTIHYSNRRRLPPDQELGATHHADPEAMLPVCDVLSLHFPATAETRHWLNADRIGRLPPGAILVNTARGSVVDDAALIDALKCGRLAAAGLDVFENEPNLHPGYRDLPNAFLLPHLGSATVETRNAMGFRALDNIDAVMAGRPAPDRVV; translated from the coding sequence ATGACAAGCCCCGCCGAGATGCCGCTTGCGGCGCAGTCGGACAGTCCAGCATCCCGCCCGGTGCTGTTGCTGACCCGCCACCTTCCCGATGCGGTGGAGGCGCGGGCGGCGCGCGATTACCGGGCGGTGCTGAATCCTCAGGACCAGGCGCTCGGCGGGCGGGAGATCGCCGACCGTGCCGCGGCCACCGGGGCCGATGCCGTGCTCTGCTGCGCCGGTGACCGGCTGGACGCCGCCGCCATCGCGGCCCTGCCGCCGCGGGTCCGGGTGCTGGCGACCTTCTCCGTCGGGACCGACCATATCGACCTGGAGGCGGCGCGGGCCCGTGGCCTGACCGTGACCAACACGCCCGACGTCCTGACCGACGCCACCGCCGACATCGCCCTGCTGCTGCTGCTGGGGGCCGCGCGCCGCGCGTCGGAGGGGGAGCGGATGATCCGCGCCGGCGCCTGGACCGGCTGGACCCCGACCCAACTGATGGGCACCCATGTCGGAGGCAAGCGGCTGGGCATCATCGGCATGGGCCGCATCGGCCAGGCGGTGGCGGCGCGCGCCCGCGCCTTCGGCATGACCATCCATTACAGCAACCGCCGCCGCCTGCCGCCGGACCAGGAACTGGGCGCCACCCATCACGCCGATCCCGAGGCGATGCTGCCGGTCTGCGATGTCCTGTCGCTCCATTTCCCGGCCACGGCGGAAACCCGGCATTGGCTGAACGCCGACCGGATCGGGCGGCTGCCGCCGGGGGCCATTCTGGTCAACACCGCGCGCGGTAGTGTGGTGGACGACGCCGCGCTGATCGACGCGCTGAAGTGCGGTCGGCTGGCCGCCGCCGGGCTCGACGTGTTCGAGAACGAGCCGAACCTGCATCCGGGCTATCGTGATCTTCCCAACGCCTTCCTGCTGCCGCATCTGGGCAGCGCCACGGTGGAGACGCGCAACGCCATGGGGTTCAGGGCGCTCGACAACATCGACGCGGTGATGGCGGGCCGGCCGGCGCCCGACCGCGTCGTTTGA
- a CDS encoding cell envelope integrity EipB family protein: MLERLSAFPATIGPATVGAVLAAAISTGAFLAASPALAQPAATSLAAMSARIQPHRAIYTMALASARNGSKVSDVRGRMMFEWADACDGWTTEQRFQLRFVYSEGDDMAMNTNYTTWEAKNGLRYRFNVRKLVNGEVDEEVRGEANLNADGAGTAQFTKPEPQEMDLPARTMFPTAHTLAILDHAERGEPFFSRTIFDGSDAEGPTEVSTVVGKPGTPKDEAKSPLLKVGKAWPVRMAFFPLQSDSAQPEYEMSLNLLENGIAESMLIDYGDFTVNAVLEKIEALPKSGC, from the coding sequence TTGCTCGAGCGTCTTTCCGCCTTTCCGGCAACCATTGGCCCGGCAACCGTTGGCGCGGTCCTCGCAGCCGCCATCTCCACCGGCGCCTTCCTCGCGGCCTCCCCCGCCCTGGCACAGCCTGCGGCGACCTCGTTGGCGGCGATGTCGGCCAGGATCCAGCCGCACCGCGCGATCTACACCATGGCGCTGGCCTCGGCGCGCAACGGGTCGAAGGTCAGCGACGTCCGCGGACGCATGATGTTCGAATGGGCCGACGCCTGCGATGGCTGGACGACGGAGCAGCGTTTCCAGTTGCGCTTCGTCTATAGCGAAGGCGACGACATGGCGATGAACACCAACTACACGACCTGGGAGGCGAAGAACGGCCTGCGCTACCGCTTCAATGTCCGCAAGCTGGTCAACGGCGAGGTGGACGAGGAGGTGCGCGGCGAGGCGAACCTCAACGCCGACGGCGCCGGCACCGCCCAGTTCACCAAGCCGGAGCCGCAGGAGATGGATCTGCCGGCCCGCACCATGTTCCCCACCGCCCACACGCTGGCGATCCTGGACCATGCGGAACGGGGCGAGCCCTTCTTCTCGCGCACCATCTTCGACGGTTCCGACGCCGAGGGTCCGACCGAGGTGTCGACCGTGGTCGGCAAGCCCGGCACGCCGAAGGATGAGGCGAAGAGCCCGCTGTTGAAGGTGGGCAAGGCCTGGCCGGTGCGCATGGCCTTCTTCCCGCTCCAGAGCGATTCGGCCCAGCCGGAATATGAGATGAGCCTGAATCTTCTGGAGAACGGCATCGCCGAATCCATGCTGATCGACTATGGCGACTTCACCGTCAATGCGGTGCTGGAGAAGATCGAGGCGCTGCCGAAATCCGGTTGCTGA
- a CDS encoding replication-associated recombination protein A, which yields MAKRGESGGDAGLFESAAPRPLADRLRPRTLDEVVGQDHLLKPDGPLGRMVAARRLASMILWGPPGCGKTTIARLLAHSTDLHFEPLSAVFSGVADLRKVFDAARARRAAGQGTLLFIDEIHRFNRSQQDGFLPFVEDGTVTLVGATTENPSFELNAALLSRAQVFVLNRLDDAALEKLLSRAEAEMGRPLPLDADARAAVKAMADGDGRFCLNLCEELFALPGAAVLDTNALAATIQRRAPLYDKAQEGHYNLISALHKSLRGSDTDAALYWYSRMLDGGEDPRYIARRLTRFAVEDVGLADPNALTQAIAAWEAYERLGSPEGELALAQLVIYLGTAPKSNAGYTAYKAAVRAAKETGSLMPPKHILNAPTKLMKSIGYGKGYEYDHDTAEGFSGQNYFPEGMARRAFYQPVERGFERDLRKRLDYWAKLRERRGEE from the coding sequence ATGGCGAAACGCGGCGAGTCGGGCGGTGATGCCGGGCTGTTCGAGTCGGCGGCTCCCCGCCCGCTCGCCGACCGGTTGCGCCCGCGCACGCTGGACGAGGTGGTCGGGCAGGATCATCTGTTGAAGCCCGACGGGCCGCTGGGCCGCATGGTGGCGGCGCGGCGGCTGGCCTCCATGATCCTGTGGGGGCCGCCCGGCTGCGGCAAGACCACCATCGCCCGCCTGCTGGCCCACAGCACCGACCTGCATTTCGAACCGCTGTCGGCGGTCTTCTCCGGCGTCGCCGATCTGCGCAAGGTCTTCGACGCCGCCCGCGCCCGCCGGGCGGCGGGGCAGGGCACGCTGCTGTTCATCGACGAGATCCATCGTTTCAACCGTTCCCAGCAGGACGGCTTCCTGCCCTTCGTCGAGGACGGCACCGTCACGCTGGTGGGCGCCACCACCGAGAATCCATCCTTCGAGTTGAACGCCGCCTTGCTGTCGCGGGCGCAGGTCTTCGTCCTGAACCGGCTGGACGATGCGGCGCTGGAAAAGCTGCTGTCGCGGGCCGAGGCGGAGATGGGGAGGCCGCTGCCGCTGGACGCCGACGCCCGCGCCGCGGTGAAGGCGATGGCCGATGGCGACGGCCGCTTCTGCCTCAACCTGTGCGAGGAGCTCTTCGCCTTGCCGGGTGCCGCGGTGCTGGACACCAACGCGCTCGCCGCCACCATCCAGCGCCGCGCCCCGCTCTATGACAAGGCGCAGGAGGGGCATTACAATCTGATCAGTGCCCTGCACAAGTCGTTGCGCGGGTCCGACACCGATGCGGCGCTCTACTGGTACAGCCGCATGCTGGATGGCGGCGAGGATCCGCGCTACATCGCGCGGCGCCTGACCCGTTTCGCGGTGGAGGATGTCGGTCTGGCCGACCCCAACGCCCTGACCCAGGCGATCGCCGCCTGGGAGGCCTATGAAAGGCTGGGCAGCCCGGAGGGCGAACTGGCCCTGGCGCAGCTGGTCATCTATCTGGGGACGGCGCCCAAGTCGAATGCGGGCTACACGGCCTACAAAGCGGCGGTGCGCGCGGCGAAGGAAACCGGCTCCCTGATGCCGCCCAAGCATATCCTGAACGCGCCGACCAAGCTGATGAAGAGCATCGGCTACGGCAAGGGGTACGAGTACGACCACGACACGGCGGAGGGCTTTTCCGGCCAGAACTACTTCCCCGAGGGGATGGCGCGGCGCGCGTTCTATCAGCCCGTCGAGCGCGGTTTCGAGCGCGATCTGCGCAAGCGCCTGGATTACTGGGCCAAGCTGCGCGAGCGGCGCGGAGAGGAGTAG
- a CDS encoding YqaA family protein, producing the protein MLRSLYTRLQRLSARDDAVWWMSAISFAESSFFPLPPDVMLVPMCLEKPKRLWFYTNICALASLLGGLLGYALGFYLFESVGRMIIDFYNAQESFQHFQEMFAEFGPWFLILKGVTPIPYKLLTITAGFAHLDLTVFVLCSIVARFSRFYMIAILMHFYGPQVQRIIEKRLMLVATVLLVVVVGGLLSFKFV; encoded by the coding sequence ATGTTGCGTTCTCTTTACACGCGCCTACAGCGCCTGTCCGCCCGCGACGATGCCGTCTGGTGGATGTCGGCGATCTCCTTCGCCGAAAGCTCCTTCTTCCCATTGCCACCGGACGTGATGCTGGTGCCGATGTGCCTGGAGAAGCCGAAGCGACTTTGGTTCTATACCAACATCTGTGCGCTCGCGTCGCTGCTGGGCGGCCTGCTCGGCTACGCGCTGGGCTTCTATCTGTTCGAGAGCGTCGGGCGGATGATCATCGACTTCTACAACGCGCAGGAGTCGTTCCAGCATTTCCAGGAGATGTTCGCCGAATTCGGCCCCTGGTTCCTGATCCTGAAGGGGGTTACGCCGATCCCCTACAAGCTACTGACGATCACCGCCGGATTCGCCCATCTCGACCTGACGGTCTTCGTCCTCTGTTCGATCGTCGCCCGTTTCTCCCGCTTCTACATGATCGCGATCCTGATGCACTTCTACGGGCCGCAGGTTCAGCGGATCATCGAGAAGCGTCTGATGCTGGTGGCCACCGTCCTTCTGGTCGTGGTGGTCGGCGGCCTGCTCAGCTTCAAGTTCGTCTGA
- the rplQ gene encoding 50S ribosomal protein L17 translates to MRHGVSGRKFSKTSSHRKAMFSNMANAVIKHEQITTTLPKAKDLRPIVDKLITLGKKGGLANRRLAFAQLRDNDTVTKLFTVLADRYKDRQGGYSRVLKAGFRYGDAADMAVFELVDRDVSAKGQNSGPTQETAEVETAE, encoded by the coding sequence ATGCGTCACGGCGTTTCGGGACGTAAGTTCAGCAAGACCAGCAGCCACCGCAAGGCCATGTTCTCGAACATGGCGAATGCGGTGATCAAGCACGAGCAGATCACCACCACCCTGCCGAAGGCGAAGGACCTGCGTCCGATCGTCGACAAGCTGATCACGCTCGGCAAGAAGGGTGGCCTTGCCAACCGTCGCCTGGCTTTCGCCCAACTGCGCGACAACGACACGGTGACCAAGCTGTTCACCGTCCTGGCCGACCGCTACAAGGACCGTCAGGGTGGCTACAGCCGCGTCCTGAAGGCCGGCTTCCGCTATGGCGACGCCGCCGACATGGCCGTGTTCGAGCTGGTCGACCGCGATGTTTCGGCCAAGGGCCAGAACTCCGGCCCGACCCAGGAGACCGCCGAGGTCGAGACCGCCGAGTAA
- a CDS encoding DNA-directed RNA polymerase subunit alpha: MLQKNWQELIKPSKLEIQPGDDADRFATVVAEPLERGFGLTLGNALRRILLSSLQGAAVTSIHIDGVLHEFSSIPGVREDVTDIVLNIKTMGLRMGGDGPKRMRLRAEGPGEVKAGMIETGPDIQVMDPELVICTLDNGARLNMELTVETGKGYVPASQNRPEDAPIGLIPIDALFSPVRKVSYKVDNARVGQVTDYDRLSMTVETNGSVKPDDAVALAARIMQDQLQLFINFEEPTHAVSEEKHEEVPFNKNLLRKVDELELSVRSANCLKNDNIVYIGDLVQKTEAEMLRTPNFGRKSLNEIKEVLSQMGLHLGMEIPNWPPENIEELAKRLEEPY, from the coding sequence GTGCTTCAGAAGAACTGGCAGGAACTGATTAAGCCGAGCAAGCTGGAGATCCAGCCCGGTGACGACGCCGACCGCTTCGCGACCGTGGTCGCCGAGCCGCTGGAACGCGGCTTCGGCCTGACGCTCGGCAACGCGCTGCGCCGCATCCTGCTCTCCTCGTTGCAGGGTGCCGCCGTCACCTCGATCCACATCGACGGCGTGCTGCACGAGTTCTCGTCCATCCCCGGCGTCCGCGAGGATGTGACCGACATCGTCCTGAACATCAAGACGATGGGTCTGCGCATGGGCGGCGACGGCCCGAAGCGCATGCGCCTGCGCGCCGAAGGCCCGGGCGAGGTCAAGGCCGGCATGATCGAGACCGGTCCCGACATCCAGGTCATGGATCCGGAACTGGTCATCTGCACGCTGGACAACGGCGCGCGGCTGAACATGGAACTGACGGTCGAGACCGGCAAGGGCTATGTCCCGGCCAGCCAGAACCGTCCGGAAGACGCGCCCATCGGCCTGATCCCGATCGACGCCCTGTTCTCCCCGGTCCGCAAGGTGTCCTACAAGGTCGACAACGCCCGCGTCGGGCAGGTCACCGACTATGACCGCCTGTCGATGACGGTGGAGACCAACGGCTCGGTCAAGCCGGATGACGCGGTGGCGCTCGCCGCCCGCATCATGCAGGACCAGCTGCAGCTGTTCATCAACTTCGAGGAGCCGACGCACGCCGTCTCCGAGGAGAAGCACGAGGAGGTTCCGTTCAACAAGAACCTGCTCCGCAAGGTGGACGAGCTGGAACTGTCGGTGCGTTCGGCCAACTGCCTCAAGAACGACAATATCGTCTACATCGGCGATCTGGTGCAGAAGACCGAGGCGGAAATGCTCCGCACCCCGAACTTCGGCCGCAAGTCGCTGAACGAGATCAAGGAAGTGCTGTCCCAGATGGGCCTGCACCTCGGTATGGAAATCCCGAACTGGCCGCCGGAGAACATCGAAGAGCTGGCCAAGCGTCTGGAAGAGCCGTACTAA
- the rpsK gene encoding 30S ribosomal protein S11, which yields MAKPSAASQRLRRRERKNITAGVAHVNASFNNTMITITDAQGNTIAWSSSGTMGFKGSRKSTPYAAQVAAEDAGRKAQEHGMKTLEVEVKGPGSGRESALRALQSIGFQITSIRDVTPIPHNGVRPPKKRRV from the coding sequence ATGGCCAAGCCCTCCGCCGCTTCTCAGCGCCTGCGTCGTCGCGAGCGCAAGAACATCACCGCCGGCGTCGCTCATGTGAACGCCTCGTTCAACAACACGATGATCACCATCACCGACGCGCAGGGCAACACCATCGCCTGGTCGTCGTCGGGCACCATGGGCTTCAAGGGTTCGCGCAAGTCGACCCCCTACGCCGCCCAGGTCGCTGCCGAGGATGCCGGCCGCAAGGCTCAGGAACACGGCATGAAGACCCTGGAAGTCGAAGTGAAGGGTCCGGGTTCGGGGCGTGAGTCCGCCCTGCGCGCCCTTCAGTCGATCGGCTTCCAGATCACCTCGATCCGCGACGTCACGCCGATCCCGCACAACGGCGTTCGCCCGCCGAAGAAGCGTCGCGTCTAA
- the rpsM gene encoding 30S ribosomal protein S13, producing MARIAGVNIPAQKRVEIGLTYIHGIGPFKAKEICAKLEIPAERRVNELTDDEVLKIRETIDADYRVEGDLRREVAMNIKRLMDLGCYRGLRHRKGLPVRGQRTHTNARTRKGPAKPIAGKKK from the coding sequence GTGGCGCGTATCGCTGGCGTCAACATCCCCGCGCAAAAGCGCGTGGAGATCGGGTTGACCTACATCCATGGCATCGGCCCCTTCAAGGCCAAGGAAATCTGCGCGAAGCTGGAGATCCCGGCCGAGCGTCGCGTGAACGAGCTGACGGACGACGAAGTCCTGAAGATCCGCGAGACCATCGACGCCGACTACCGCGTCGAGGGCGATCTTCGTCGTGAAGTCGCCATGAACATCAAGCGTCTGATGGACCTGGGCTGCTACCGCGGCCTGCGTCACCGCAAGGGCCTGCCGGTCCGCGGCCAGCGCACGCACACCAATGCCCGCACCCGCAAGGGCCCGGCCAAGCCGATCGCCGGCAAGAAGAAGTAA
- a CDS encoding tetratricopeptide repeat protein, with protein MLLSLTLGVPAGAGQGNLRLDRLFQALHATTDAAYAESVEEHIWDFWLAHPDPAMTRDMRAGVADLSHDDYESALRAFDSVVARDPSYAEGWNKRAAAHYMLGDYRAAMLDLRRALSLEPRHFGALVELGLVYLALGDDQPALRAFDAALAINPHLDRVRAQADAIRSRGVGVAL; from the coding sequence GTGCTTTTGTCGCTGACCCTCGGCGTGCCGGCCGGAGCGGGTCAGGGAAACCTGCGTCTCGACAGACTTTTCCAGGCTTTGCATGCCACCACCGACGCGGCCTATGCCGAATCGGTGGAGGAGCATATCTGGGATTTCTGGCTGGCTCATCCTGATCCGGCGATGACGCGCGACATGCGGGCCGGGGTGGCCGACCTCAGTCACGATGACTATGAGTCGGCGCTCCGGGCCTTCGATTCGGTGGTCGCGCGCGACCCGTCCTATGCCGAAGGGTGGAACAAGCGGGCCGCCGCCCATTACATGCTGGGCGACTACCGCGCCGCCATGCTCGACCTGCGTCGCGCGCTGTCGCTGGAGCCCCGCCATTTCGGCGCGCTGGTCGAGCTCGGGCTGGTCTATCTGGCGCTCGGCGACGACCAGCCGGCTTTGCGGGCCTTCGATGCGGCTTTGGCGATCAACCCGCATCTCGACCGGGTCCGCGCCCAGGCCGACGCGATCCGGTCGCGCGGCGTGGGGGTGGCGCTTTAG